From Oryza sativa Japonica Group chromosome 4, ASM3414082v1, one genomic window encodes:
- the LOC107280759 gene encoding uncharacterized protein, translated as MPARTRSVNSLDSVDGFDARAEILQLRREMTDLSNLRGEMGEIKDLLKSICTALPGFHSAGASTSGTAGAGGSAGTQAMAGASVSAGAQAATGTGALIAPLVPPGFSSVAPILSTGGMQSGVALPQTADETQVNSTNAIPSSQIHAGMGSVFPSTSLPPIFPIHMSGAVPSVGHVNFSIEPNTVNPNFAPIFTSAPIFTSATRTQAGHLPGGLNIHGVESQEDVGMNHYGIETNQPWRYPQMQPTARPHLNATGIHMANGGGPVWPEGPRHLFGGMPNPYADMTLRSQRLELTIFNGEDAIGWLQQCEKFFEMTGTPVEQWVNLATGHLVGRAGKWFRNLGIPWHYINWPQFYLMISDRFTEANAHEAVEQLQNVRQTGSVMHYIDKFEDSVALVKRDHPYLIEYYILSCFIGGLRADIKHDVCGQKPQSLLAGY; from the coding sequence ATGCCGGCTCGCACCAGGTCCGTTAACAGTTTGGATAGTGTGGATGGATTTGACGCTAGAGCTGAGATCCTGCAGCTTAGGCGGGAGATGACAGATCTGAGTAATCTGAGAGGTGAGATGGGAGAAATCAAGGACCTTTTGAAGAGTATTTGCACAGCTCTACCTGGATTTCACTCTGCTGGTGCGAGTACTAGTGGGACGGCTGGTGCAGGTGGATCTGCAGGGACCCAGGCTATGGCTGGTGCAAGTGTATCTGCAGGAGCACAGGCTGCTACTGGGACAGGGGCTTTGATTGCACCATTAGTTCCCCCTGGATTTTCATCAGTGGCACCAATTTTATCTACGGGAGGAATGCAGTCAGGAGTGGCTCTACCTCAAACTGCTGATGAGACTCAGGTAAACTCAACTAATGCAATTCCTTCCAGTCAGATACATGCTGGTATGGGAAGTGTTTTTCCATCAACAAGTCTTCCACCAATTTTTCCAATACACATGTCTGGTGCTGTTCCTTCTGTTGGACATGTGAATTTTTCTATTGAGCCAAACACTGTTAACCCAAATTTTGCACCAATATTCACCTCAGCACCAATATTCACTTCAGCTACTAGAACTCAGGCTGGTCATTTACCTGGGGGGTTAAATATACATGGAGTGGAGTCTCAGGAGGATGTGGGAATGAATCATTATGGAATAGAAACAAACCAGCCATGGAGGTATCCGCAGATGCAGCCAACAGCCAGACCTCATCTGAATGCTACAGGGATACATATGGCAAATGGAGGAGGACCTGTTTGGCCAGAAGGACCCAGACATCTGTTTGGTGGGATGCCTAATCCATATGCTGACATGACACTAAGAAGCCAGAGGTTGGAGTTAACAAtatttaatggagaagatgcTATTGGGTGGTTACAACAATGCGAGAAGTTCTTTGAAATGACAGGAACACCAGTAGAGCAATGGGTGAATTTAGCCACTGGGCACTTGGTAGGAAGAGCTGGGAAGTGGTTTAGAAATCTTGGGATACCATGGCATTATATTAATTGGCCCCAATTTTACTTGATGATTTCAGATAGATTTACTGAGGCAAATGCACACGAAGCTGTGGAGCAGTTGCAGAATGTGAGGCAGACTGGTTCTGTCATGCATTATATTGATAAATTTGAGGATAGTGTTGCATTGGTTAAAAGGGATCATCCCTATCTGATTGAGTATTATATTTTGAGCTGCTTTATTGGGGGTCTTAGAGCTGATATCAAACATGATGTGTGTGGGCAAAAACCACAAAGTTTGTTAGCAGGGTACTAG
- the LOC4336902 gene encoding villin-4 — MSISMKDVDPAFRGVGQKDGLEVWRIENFKPVPVPTSSHGKFYMGDSYIILKTTALKNGSFRHDLHYWLGKDTSQDEAGTAAILTVELDAALGGRAVQYREVQGGETEKLLSYFRPCIMPQPGGVASGFNHVEVNQQDHVTRLYVCQGKHVVHVKEVPFVRSSLNHEDIFILDTANKIFQFNGSNSCIQERAKALEVVQYIKDTFHEGKCEVAAVEDGKLMADTEAGEFWGLFGGFAPLPKKTSSEDNGDDKETVTKLLCFNQGTLEHISFESLEHELLETNKCYLLDCGAEMYVWMGRGTSLQVRKGASEAAEKLLIDENRKGSNVIKVIEGFETIMFKSKFNKWPPTPDLKLSSEDGRGKVAALLRSQGLDVKGLMKAAPEEEEPQPYIDCTGHLQVWRVNGDGKTLLSSSDQSKLYTGDCYIFQYTYTGDDKEECLIGTWFGKKSVEEDRTSAISLASKMFQAAKFQAAQARLYEGKEPIQFFVIFQSLQVFKGGLSSGYKNFIAVNGTDDDTYVEGGLALFRIQGSGSENMQAIQVDAVSSSLNSSYCYILHNGNTVFTWTGNLTTSLDNDLVERQLDVIKPDLPSRSQKEGRETDQFWELLGGKCKYSNKKIGKENESDPHLFSCILSKENLKVKEIHHFTQDDLMAEDIFVLDCRTDLFVWVGQEVDAKLRSQAMDIGEKFLLHDFLMENLSQDTPIFIVTEGSEPQFFTRFFTWDSAKSLMHGSSYQRKLAIVKGGATPSLDKPKRRTPAFSGRNAGQDKSQQRTRSMSHSPERHRIRGRSPAFTAIASAFENPSTRYLSTPPPAVKKLFPRSGGSELPKTSSKQSAINALTSAFEGPTKSTIPKSVKASPEAEKAIQEEGSTIGESENEPEDDENSTIYPYERLTTTSDDPAPDIDVTKREVYLSSVEFTEKFGMTRASFKNLPKWKQNRLKSDLQLF; from the exons ATGTCAATTTCTATGAAAGATGTAGATCCGGCTTTCCGTGGAGTTGGACAAAAGGA TGGTTTGGAGGTATGGCGTATTGAAAACTTCAAGCCTGTTCCCGTGCCAACATCTTCACACGGAAAATTTTACATGGGTGATTCATATATCATCTTGAAG ACGACAGCCTTGAAAAATGGTTCATTTCGCCATGATCTCCACTACTGGCTTGGAAAGGATACTAGTCAG GACGAAGCTGGAACTGCTGCAATTCTAACTGTGGAGCTTGATGCTGCCCTTGGAGGGCGTGCTGTCCAGTACAGGGAAGTACAAGGCGGTGAAACTGAAAAGCTTCTCTCCTATTTTAGACCATGCATCATGCCACAGCCAGGAGGGGTAGCTTCTGGGTTCAATCATGTAGAGGTCAATCAGCAAGATCATGTTACCCGCTTATATGTGTGCCAAGGAAAGCATGTTGTTCATGTTAAAGAG GTTCCTTTTGTTCGTTCATCCCTTAATCACGAGGACATATTCATTTTGGATACCGCGAACAAAATTTTCCAGTTCAATGGCTCTAACTCATGCATTCAAGAGAGAGCAAAAGCTCTTGAAGTTGTGCAATATATCAAAGATACTTTCCATGAGGGCAAGTGCGAAGTTGCAGCTGTTg AGGATGGAAAGTTGATGGCCGATACTGAAGCTGGTGAATTTTGGGGTTTGTTTGGTGGTTTTGCTCCTCTCCCAAAGAAGACATCTTCAGAGGACAATGGGGATGATAAGGAAACTGTGACCAAATTGCTATG TTTTAACCAAGGAACGCTGGAGCATATTAGTTTTGAATCTTTGGAGCATGAGTTACTTGAGACAAACAAATGCTACTTGTTGGACTGTGGAGCTGAAATGTATGTTTGGATGGGCAGAGGTACTTCTTTGCAAGTGAGAAAGGGTGCAAGTGAAGCTGCTGAG AAATTGCTCATTGATGAGAACCGAAAAGGATCAAATGTTATCAAAGTGATTGAGGGATTCGAAACAATCATGttcaagtcaaaatttaacAAGTGGCCGCCTACTCCTGATTTGAAGCTGTCATCTGAGGATGGCCGAGGCAAAGTGGCAG CTCTACTCAGAAGTCAAGGATTGGATGTTAAAGGATTGATGAAGGCTGCTcctgaagaagaagaacccCAACCTTATATTGATTGCACTGGTCATTTACAG GTCTGGCGAGTAAATGGCGATGGCAAGACTCTTCTTTCATCTTCTGATCAATCAAAACTTTACACCGGAGATTGCTACATTTTTCAATACACATACACTGGAGATGATAAGGAGGAATGTCTTATTGGAACTTGGTTTGGGAAGAAGAGTGTTGAG GAGGACAGAACATCGGCAATTTCACTAGCTAGCAAGATGTTTCAGGCTGCAAAATTCCAGGCTGCCCAG GCTCGCCTCTATGAAGGGAAAGAACCGATTCAATTTTTCGTCATATTTCAGAGTCTTCAAgtttttaag GGTGGACTTAGCTCTGGATACAAGAACTTTATTGCTGTAAATGGTACCGATGACGACACTTACGTTGAAGGTGGGCTTGCTCTCTTCCGGATTCAAGGCTCAGGATCAGAAAACATGCAAGCAATTCAAGTTGATGCA GTGTCTTCGTCATTAAATTCATCCTACTGCTACATTCTACACAATGGAAACACTGTGTTCACATGGACTGGGAACCTTACAACCTCACTGGATAATGACTTGGTTGAGAGACAGCTAGATGTAATTAAG CCAGATCTGCCATCCAGGTCACAAAAGGAGGGGAGAGAAACCGACCAATTCTGGGAACTCTTAGGTGGAAAATGCAAgtattcaaacaaaaaaataggaaaagaaaatgaaagcgACCCTCATCTTTTCTCATGTATCTTATCCAAGG AAAATCTAAag GTCAAGGAAATACACCACTTTACTCAGGATGACCTGATGGCAGAAGATATTTTCGTTCTAGACTGCCGCACCGACTTGTTTGTTTGGGTTGGACAGGAGGTGGATGCCAAATTGAGATCACAAGCGATGGACATCGGTGAG AAATTTCTTCTACATGATTTCCTTATGGAAAATCTCTCGCAAGACACACCAATTTTTATTGTTACAGAAGGAAGTGAGCCACAGTTTTTTACTAGGTTCTTCACTTGGGACTCAGCAAAATCGCTG ATGCATGGCAGTTCATACCAGAGGAAGCTTGCAATAGTAAAGGGTGGAGCAACTCCATCGCTTGAT AAACCTAAAAGGCGAACACCAGCGTTTTCAGGAAGGAACGCAGGACAAGATAAATCTCAGCAGCGCACAAGAAGTATGTCCCACAGCCCAGAACGTCACCGTATTCGAGGAAGATCTCCAGCTTTCACCGCAATAGCTTCTGCCTTTGAGAACCCAAGTACCCGGTATCTTTCCACCCCTCCCCCTGCTGTCAAGAAGCTTTTCCCAAGATCCGGAGGGTCTGAATTGCCAAAGACATCATCCAAACAATCAGCTATCAATGCTCTCACCAGTGCTTTCGAGGGTCCTACGAAAAGTACAATACCTAAGTCTGTAAAAG CGAGCCCCGAGGCAGAGAAGGCAATACAGGAGGAAGGCTCAACGATCGGTGAAAGTGAAAACGAGCCAGAAGATGATGAGAACAGCACAATCTACCCATATGAACGTTTGACCACCACATCTGATGATCCTGCTCCTGACATTGATGTTACCAAGCGAGAG GTCTACTTATCATCAGTTGAGTTCACAGAGAAGTTTGGCATGACAAGGGCATCATTCAAAAACCTTCCAAAATGGAAGCAAAACAGGCTAAAGTCTGATCTCCAGCTCTTTTAG
- the LOC4336903 gene encoding xyloglucan endotransglucosylase protein 7 isoform X2 has protein sequence MASLPLTHSSTSLTHSLHSLHHRPEAMAPARAHHLLACLLASALLAAATPVTGGGLMTDQLEVLFGQTQLLNDSNGDQTIALTLDREMGSAFKSKTSYLFARIDMDIKLVADDSAGTVTTIYLISEKDWNTHDEIDLEFLGNVTGQPYTLHTNIFANGEGGREVQYRLWFDPTQDFHTYSVIWNPDEILILVDNMPIRQFKNHLDSGVPFPIYQPMRLFGCLWDADDWATEGGRIKTDWSQAPFVAYFRNYTADGCVPSSYAWVCGQGPASSSDWFDRGLDDVKQQQQLREAQDKYMIYNYCNDPERFPDGYPKECGLQ, from the exons ATGGCCTCACTGCCCCTCACACACAGCAGTAcatcactcactcactcacttcACAGTTTACACCACCGGCCGGAAGCCATGGCGCCGGCTAGGGCGCACCACCTCCTAGCCTGCCTGTTGGCTTctgcgctgctcgccgccgccacgccggtgACCGGCGGTGGGCTCATGACGGACCAGCTCGAGGTACTGTTTGGCCAGACGCAGCTGCTCAACGACAGCAATGGCGACCAGACAATTGCGCTGACGCTAGACCGCGAGATGGGGTCGGCGTTCAAGTCCAAGACCTCGTACCTCTTTGCAAGGATCGACATGGACATCAAGCTCGTCGCCGACgactccgccggcaccgtcACCACGATATAC TTGATATCCGAGAAGGATTGGAACACCCACGACGAGATCGACCTGGAGTTCCTGGGCAACGTCACCGGGCAACCGTACACCCTGCATACCAACATCTTTGCCAACGGCGAAGGCGGCAGGGAGGTGCAGTACCGGCTCTGGTTTGATCCTACCCAGGATTTCCACACCTACTCCGTCATCTGGAACCCAGACGAGATCCT GATCCTGGTTGACAACATGCCGATCCGGCAATTCAAGAACCACTTGGACTCCGGCGTGCCGTTCCCGATCTACCAGCCGATGAGGCTGTTTGGCTGCCTGTGGGACGCCGACGACTGGGCGACGGAGGGTGGCCGCATCAAGACCGACTGGTCGCAGGCGCCTTTCGTGGCATACTTCCGGAACTACACCGCCGACGGCTGCGTGCCGAGCTCTTATGCGTGGGTATGCGGCCAGGGCCCGGCCAGCAGCAGTGACTGGTTCGACCGGGGGCTGGACGAcgtcaagcagcagcagcagctgaggGAGGCCCAGGACAAGTACATGATCTACAACTACTGCAACGACCCCGAGAGGTTCCCCGATGGTTATCCAAAAGAGTGTGGGTTGCAGTAG
- the LOC4336903 gene encoding xyloglucan endotransglucosylase protein 7 isoform X1 translates to MAPARAHHLLACLLASALLAAATPVTGGGLMTDQLEVLFGQTQLLNDSNGDQTIALTLDREMGSAFKSKTSYLFARIDMDIKLVADDSAGTVTTIYLISEKDWNTHDEIDLEFLGNVTGQPYTLHTNIFANGEGGREVQYRLWFDPTQDFHTYSVIWNPDEILILVDNMPIRQFKNHLDSGVPFPIYQPMRLFGCLWDADDWATEGGRIKTDWSQAPFVAYFRNYTADGCVPSSYAWVCGQGPASSSDWFDRGLDDVKQQQQLREAQDKYMIYNYCNDPERFPDGYPKECGLQ, encoded by the exons ATGGCGCCGGCTAGGGCGCACCACCTCCTAGCCTGCCTGTTGGCTTctgcgctgctcgccgccgccacgccggtgACCGGCGGTGGGCTCATGACGGACCAGCTCGAGGTACTGTTTGGCCAGACGCAGCTGCTCAACGACAGCAATGGCGACCAGACAATTGCGCTGACGCTAGACCGCGAGATGGGGTCGGCGTTCAAGTCCAAGACCTCGTACCTCTTTGCAAGGATCGACATGGACATCAAGCTCGTCGCCGACgactccgccggcaccgtcACCACGATATAC TTGATATCCGAGAAGGATTGGAACACCCACGACGAGATCGACCTGGAGTTCCTGGGCAACGTCACCGGGCAACCGTACACCCTGCATACCAACATCTTTGCCAACGGCGAAGGCGGCAGGGAGGTGCAGTACCGGCTCTGGTTTGATCCTACCCAGGATTTCCACACCTACTCCGTCATCTGGAACCCAGACGAGATCCT GATCCTGGTTGACAACATGCCGATCCGGCAATTCAAGAACCACTTGGACTCCGGCGTGCCGTTCCCGATCTACCAGCCGATGAGGCTGTTTGGCTGCCTGTGGGACGCCGACGACTGGGCGACGGAGGGTGGCCGCATCAAGACCGACTGGTCGCAGGCGCCTTTCGTGGCATACTTCCGGAACTACACCGCCGACGGCTGCGTGCCGAGCTCTTATGCGTGGGTATGCGGCCAGGGCCCGGCCAGCAGCAGTGACTGGTTCGACCGGGGGCTGGACGAcgtcaagcagcagcagcagctgaggGAGGCCCAGGACAAGTACATGATCTACAACTACTGCAACGACCCCGAGAGGTTCCCCGATGGTTATCCAAAAGAGTGTGGGTTGCAGTAG
- the LOC4336904 gene encoding xyloglucan endotransglucosylase/hydrolase protein 24, producing MGFGSREMACALVALVLGLCCVGGARATGRIDEGLEVMWGDGRGSVSPDGQVMALSLDHTSGSGWRSKNTYLFARVDLQIKLVANNSAGTVTTCYFMSEGEWDIHDEVDLEFLGNVTGQPYTLHTNVFANGTGGKEQQFHLWFDPTTDFHTYSIVWTSQHILVLVDGTPIREMKNHADKGIAYPSSQRMRLYGSLWNADDWATQGGRVKTDWSQAPFVARYRNFTATEAASSSSPAGYDQQMDATAQQAMKWARDNYMVYDYCADSKRFPQGFPPECSMP from the exons ATGGGGTTCGGCTCGAGGGAGATGGCCTGCGCGCTCGTGGCGCTGGTGCTCGGGCTCTGCTGCGTcggcggcgcacgggcgacggggAGGATCGACGAGGGGCTGGAGGTGATGTGGGGCGACGGCCGGGGGAGCGTCTCGCCGGACGGGCAGGTGATGGCGCTGTCGCTCGACCACACCTCCGGCTCCGGGTGGAGGTCCAAGAACACGTACCTGTTCGCGCGCGTCGACCTGCAGATCAAGCTCGTCGCCAACAACTCCGCCGGCACGGTCACCACCTGCTAC TTCATGTCGGAAGGGGAGTGGGATATCCACGATGAGGTGGACCTGGAGTTCCTCGGCAACGTCACCGGGCAGCCGTACACGCTGCACACCAACGTCTTCGCCAATGGCACCGGCGGCAAAGAGCAGCAGTTCCACCTCTGGTTCGACCCCACCACCGACTTCCACACCTACTCCATCGTCTGGACCTCGCAGCACATCCT TGTGCTGGTGGACGGGACGCCGATCCGGGAGATGAAGAACCACGCGGACAAGGGGATCGCCTACCCGTCGTCGCAGCGGATGCGGCTGTACGGGAGCCTGTGGAACGCCGACGACTGGGCCACGCAGGGCGGGCGCGTCAAGACGGACTGGTCGCAGGCGCCGTTCGTCGCGCGGTACCGCAACTTCACCGCCACGGaagccgcgtcgtcgtcgtcgccggcaggGTACGACCAGCAGATGGACGCCACGGCGCAGCAGGCGATGAAGTGGGCGCGCGACAACTACATGGTGTACGACTACTGCGCCGACAGCAAGCGGTTCCCGCAGGGCTTCCCGCCCGAGTGCTCCATGCCGTAG
- the LOC112938804 gene encoding uncharacterized protein, with amino-acid sequence MASSSEESKEKAVAEEEEKGVISPAATETAGEKKASAAAAGEETKKKQKEKKMKKVRMPQHEVDRIMSYKHRPLTMPPGYKNFSKELLACFPVPVDQLDDYWARKNKIHDEGAKPILEEQERIRKEYNEKGYAEYWITDDEDQAATRSRAPAPGRRRGRPGVTKKHTGGTKKL; translated from the coding sequence ATGGCGAGTTCCTCGGAGGAATCGAAGGAGAAGGCGGTTgcagaagaggaagagaagggcGTAATCTCGCCGGCAGCGACGGAGACGGCTGGAGAAAAGAAggcgtcggcagcggcggccggagaagagacgaagaagaagcaaaaggagaagaagatgaagaaggtgAGGATGCCACAGCACGAGGTGGACAGAATCATGTCGTACAAGCACAGGCCCCTCACCATGCCACCTGGATACAAGAACTTCTCCAAGGAGCTACTGGCTTGTTTCCCCGTGCCCGTCGATCAGCTGGACGACTACTGGGCTAGAAAGAACAAGATACATGACGAGGGCGCGAAACCCATCCTGGAGGAGCAGGAGAGGATTCGCAAGGAGTACAATGAGAAAGGCTATGCCGAGTACTGGATCACCGACGACGAGGACCAAGCAGCCACTCGATCCCGAGCTCCGGCGCCGGGAAGGAGGAGGGGTCGACCAGGGGTCACCAAGAAGCATACCGGAGGAACTAAGAAACTTTAA